In Vicia villosa cultivar HV-30 ecotype Madison, WI unplaced genomic scaffold, Vvil1.0 ctg.001129F_1_1_2_unsc, whole genome shotgun sequence, the DNA window GTatctgatttttttaaaaaaaaattccgaTACGGCTGCGATACGCTTTAGATACGCGAGCTTCCAATTTTTtgcagattttattttcttaatgactcttcatttcttttttaattttttaatggtCATTATTTATTCCCTTATTTAATTCTTTCCTAGTCTTATCACTTTTCAAAGATGGTTTTATTTTGGTTTTGTAACGGTGATAACTATGTAGCAGTATATGATTTTGTCATTCTTTATGCCTAAACTActttatctacttaatataaatcctaGGTTGTCATGATAGCAACCTTGGACacaaccctaatcctaattcttACGTGTCATCATATTATGATCCTAATGCTTATGTGGCATCAtattaaaatttagaatttttatcACTCTTATTTTAATTCTTCACACCAACTCCAATTCTATaccacaattaataataatattaaaataaataatattaataataatataataatatcaaaccatcactattaataataataatataataataatattaaaccatcactattaggatttaaatattaaaaaatatgaatattatataatctttttatttataataaatagttaagacaaattttttagcctaaaatattttaattcaatataAAGTTATAATAGCCTTTGACACTAtttaatttggttttattttCCTCTTATAATTGTTaaggaaaaattacaaaatagatactactatataaaatataatttaaatactaTATATACTTATATTTCCTTATAATAaagaaaacacattaaaatatgaaatacataattctataaaaaaatagtaacatttttatgttttaattttatttctaactttaAATATTGATCTAATTCTAATAgtaataatgtatttttttatgtctTATTTTCCTTTGCATTTTTGTTAtgactaaaaaaaaaatatagaaaactataaaaaaaaaaaattaagttatccataattaaattgaaatattgaaacattgaaaaaaacattattaacatcttttagtttaaaatattgtaatataatataaaattataatagtctttggtatactaaataaaattataatactatttctcttattttctgtcatatttttattaatgaaagattaaaaaaatagttgtttctatataatatataattttaggtaatatatagatttagaaatttttataaaaaaataatatatttttaagagtAATAACATTTTTTGAtttgaattattataaataaatatcgaTTATTTTTCAATCCATAACTTCCTatcattattagttttttttttctttcagttaATAATCTCCATTAAAGATACCATAAATAATCTTTTATAGGTCCTTATCGTTATCGGTTACTATTTTGATAAATGATTGATAGGCTaatcttttttaaaatatataaatgtattaatATAAATGCTTTCCAAAATTAACTATTAACTTTTTCggtttaaaatataaaaagatatactTTAATGTACATTTTTTATTATCAATcagtctttatttaatttaaattttatgcattcattataaatattaaaagaaatgaTCTccaatctttcttttttttcatttctcttttaaaacttttctcctttttttttttttttttatgaattgacaatacaaattgaatataattGTAGGTAATAACTAGATTTAGGAATTCTTATATAAAAGACAATATAATTCTAACAATAATAAtgtattttggtttgaattattataaatttatagcaATTTCTTTTCTATTCCATAACTtaatactgtttttttttttttagtttttaatcttCATTAAAGATATCATAAAAATACTAAATACTATTTGAATAGGTCCTTGgtgaaataattattattatttatccgTTACTATTTTGATAAATAATGGGTTGactaatcaatttttaaaatatataaatgtattaatATAAATGCGTTACAAAAATAACTATTAACTTTTTCGGTTacgattataaaaaaatatactttGAATGTTTTTTTGCTATCCAATcaatctttatttaatttaatttttatgcatTCATTATAAATACCTAAAGAAATGATCTTCAATCTCATTTTTTTTCCATTTCTCTTTTAAAAACTTTCTCGTCATTTTTCTCAATTGACAATGTTATCTGTGAATTGGTtgaatatattatttgaatttacaTTCTCCTTCATATAGTTAAAGGAAGAATATGAAATTTATGTAATTTTGAAGGTTTTTTTCCTTCTTACTTTATTTATAtagttcatttttattatctcaagtatgtgatttgaatagttataatTTCATTATTTGTTGAATTTTcaggttgaatcacatttttatgGAGAAAAAAGTTAGTTGGTAAATCACATttgattataattaaaatttggaTTAACAAAGGTTAAAAGATAATTAGACTAATATATTACATGAGTTCACTTTTCCTTTTCTATAATTAATTGGAACAATAAAAAACGTAtgaaatttctttatttttccatGTTGAGTCACATATTTTGTGAGACGATAAAGAgatgttgaatcacattttttatCGAGAAAAAAGTGAGTTGATAAATTACATTTGATTATAACATTGAACTTTGGATTGACAAAGGCTAAGGAAAAGGACAATTAGGATAATTTATTATTTGAGttcacttttatttttctataattaattGGAAGAattaaaaagggaaagaaatttcaagtCTATTCCATTTTTtgtctttatttttcatttatctttttaattttatatcaaATAGGAGATTtgatcaattatattttttttttcaaattaagtCACATATTTTGTCTGACGATAATGAGAGATTGAGCCaccattaattaaaaaaatagaatttttaatTGGCAAAAACTAACTTTTGATTGGATCGGAATATTATTCTAAAGATTATAATTatgaaaacaatatatttataacttttgTTGTTCTTTTGTATAACGTTAatttttcaatattaattttatacatgtatatgaattttgtgaaACTTATAATGACTTATAAGTGAATGTaattatattatatgatattacttataaataatatatgtGACTATGTTTTGTATTTGGTAAAAtaacatataataaaatattttttataatttttattgaaaattcaAACTAAGgtagaagaatttttttattatggTGTATTGTAAGGTACAccatatttttttctattttaaaaaatataatttatcttaAAGTATTGTTTGATTTctacatattttaatataaaatttaaaaacaattaaatatgttaaaattttataattaaaatatttcacttcaaattcaaacattaataaaaaaattgaacaagTTGATCTCAATATTTTAGTGTATCTCTatcattctatttttatttgcaaACATGTTattctataatttaatttatgtatATAATGTTTTAACCCTTCAATGTTATAATAATGTTTGAAACTTTCAATTagtattatattttatcattattattaatatctTTCTGCACAattgttaaattttataattttaaatactaTTAAAATACTTAATGAATCATATTATTTACTCTAAATTCTTACATTTAAACTAAATATCACAgtttattatgaaaaaaaatgcatcaattttgttaaaataattaattagaatatatggttttttaaataaactaattatCCGCGCATCGCGCGGTTCACTGTCTAGTTAATATTATTCTTGGtcttttcaagaaaaaaaaaaattaagtgatgaggtgtaatatgattttaaaaaattgttaaaaagtAGATAACCAATTAAAAATAAGCACATATAGAATTGAATTCGTTGCTTGCAAAGCACACAATTAACACGGGTGGAAGTAGAAGTTGAAACAAACATAGCAGATGAAACAAGTTATTCTTAATCCCAAATCCAACTCCTAAATCAAAGCATCCATCATCACATGCAGAAGCACAAAATCATGACGCATAGAGAATCTACAACTGTATTTATaagtaacaacaataacaataagcTCATGCATTCATCACTAGTGTTGTGTTCTACTATTTTCTATACTTTAGAAACATAAAACATGTCGGATTGGGGGCCAGTGTTTGTTTCAATTGTGCTATTTGTTTTGTTGACGCCAGGATTGTTGTTTCAGATACCTGGACGGTCGAGATGCATTGAGTTTGGAAACTTTCAGACAAGTGGTGCTTCAATACTCATTCATTCTCTTCTCTATTTTGGTCTCGTTTGCATTTTCTTCCTTGCTGTTAAGATTCACCTGTACCTTGGCTAATTCAATAATGAATTACTTTATTTTGTGTTATCCTTGCTGTATTCAGTTTTCTTTTGAGAATCAATGAATGGATTATAGTACTTTCGGTTATTTACTCGTTAATTCTATACCTACATTGAGATATCTAAATCTGAATTCAAAcgtttattttgtgtttttatttgaaaattgaaataacCCATCAAACATGAAAGTCTCAACTCTTAAGACATAAAACAAATGAAacctaaaacaaattttaatgaattttaatgttaagttttttatatattttaaataataatttaatttttaatttttaatttacattttaaTGTTAAGTCTTgtgatcaatttttatttaatgtttctTTTACAATTATTAAAAAACCAATTcatttaatcttttaatttttttatattttaaaatacatcAAAGATATCTTTAATAAGTGTTTTTAACAACTATGCTTACAAGGTTTTGGTGGGGCTCGAAAGAGGGTGAAAGGAAGATTCGCTGGATGAGATGGGATCGGTAGGCTTACTCTAAGCAAGTGGGTGGATTAGGTTTCAGGGGAATTAAGGACTTCAACACAAGCCTTCTTGGTAAGCAATTCTGGAGACTAATGCAAGAAGATGGCTCTCTTCTGGAAAGGTTTTTTTTAAAGGGAGATACTATTCGAGATGCAAGATTTCTGAGGCTCCCATAGGCTTCAAACATAGCTATGCTTGGAGAAGTATACTAAGTGCAAAAGAGGTGGTGCTTAAAGGCTCAAGGTGGAGGGTTGGTAATGGAGATAAGATTTTTGTTTGGAAGGACAATTGGGTGCCTTCCATTCATGGTTTCAAACCAATGGTATGGCAATTAAATATTGATCTTCAAACTAAAGTCTCTGAACTCATAGATTGTGATTTAGGGCAGTGGAATTCGCATCTGGTGCTGGAGAAGTTTATTGGTAGTGATGTTCAGCATATTCTTAGCATACCTCTTTCCAGATCCATGCCTAGGGATAAGCCCATTTGGCACTATGAGAAGGACGAAGAGTACTCAGTTAAGTCATCCTATAATGTCTTGAGCAATTAGAAGCATTGCCTTGGCCCAGGTCCCTCATCAGCTTCAGAAAGCGCCTGCTGGAAGAAACTGTGGAAAGCTCCAATGGCTGAGAAGACAAAGAGTTTCATATGGCGCCTAATCAAGAACATCCTTCCAACAAGATGTAATCTTCGTAAGAAAGGTATCAACACTGATCAAACTTGTCCCATTTGTCATAGTTTTGCTGAAGTTAGCCATCATCTCTTCATTGAATGTGAGTTTGCAAAGACTGCATTGTTTTGAACCCCCTTGGGTATTAGGACGTCGATAGGTACTGATGTGGGTGATTGGATCTTTAGTTGCTTGAGGAAAAGGGATATTTGGCTGGCTCAGGTTGTGTGTACAGGTCTGATGAACATCTGGCAGGCAAGGAACGACTTAGTGTTTAAGAACGCAGTGCCAAATCCCCAGCAAGTTTCACACATCACTTTGGAATCTGTTTTGGAGTGGAATGGAATAAGCAGATCACCAGCAAGCAGACCACATGAGATTAGCATTGGCAACACAACAAGTTCATCGTGGTTTATCCAATCTGATGCTGGATGTTTTGATGAAGGTATTGTGTCACTTGGATGCATGATTAAAGATCCTAATGATAAAGTGTTTACAGGCAACTGCCAAAGAATATCCAGTTTTGCTGATATTGCTACTGCGAAAATTATGGGAATCCTTTGGGCCTTGCATCTTGCCTTGGAACACAAACTAGAAAATGTTGTCTTCCAATCTGATGCCATCACGGTGGTAGACTGCATAAATGGTGTTTCATATTCAGTTACACTTGAGTTACTTGTAAAAGATTGTAGGCTTATGCTTCTTAGATTtagaaatgttgttgttgtttatctTAGTAGAAGTTATAATGTTGATGCTCATCATTTGGTGCATGTAGGTAAAAGACTTGGTACCATGTCTTGGACCGGTGAAATTCCTTATGTTTAGGAACCAACTATTTGTAATGCCAATTTGGCTCCTTTGGTAatctaagtttcttttacccaaAAAATAGGTATAATAGGGGATACCTTCTTTGTAGTGAGATGAATTTTTTTAAGTTATGATATGTAAAAGTGTTAATTAATGTCCTAGTTGTGTGGCAAATGGTATTTAATTATTCAATTCTTTGGCCATTTGATTGCTACAAAGATCGATTTAAGTGCATGTTCGACCACACATTAACTACTAGCAATGACTGGATAGTGGAAATGAGTGGAACCAGACAACCTATTGTAATTAGCATACAAGACTTGTGATGACTTAAGTAACTTCCCCTATGTGGCTTGATATGCTCTTCTATGATCCATAATTGAGTCGGCCGAAAGATCCACGACTAATAGGTATAGGGATGGATCGAGCGGAATCACATGCTTGCCATCTAATCCCGCCCTCTCATCTCCTAGCTCTTTCTATGTTATTTTTGGGCCATATGATTGGTGGGACAACCTCTTTTGAGACTCATCCGAAGTTATTTCAGTTCACAATCCTTCAACTACGAGGTCTGAAAGGGTGATGTGATTAAGATAATGCATGTTGAATCACAAACTCTAAAATACAAGGCTTGGAAAGGCAATGTTACTAAAACAAGACATAACGATTCACAGCCCCTCATACACAATCCTAGAAGGGCGACATGGTTGATTAAGGTAAGTCGTCCCCCAATTCATAATTCCTAAAAAACAATATCTAGAAGGATGAGTCCTTCAAACACAAGGATTGGAAGAATGATGTGATAAAAATCTTAAACATATCGATTTCATTCCCGCAAAAAATCATTCTTAGTAATGGTGTACAAATCTACTCCAATAGATTGACTGAACCCTGCTTATTTAGAATAAAACCACAAACAAGATTCTTTATAATCTCAGGAGTATACATGACACCCTTCAAGATTAAAGTCTCAATGACCTCCATATGATTGTTTGTAAGAGGCATAGTAAACCCTTTTTAAAACAATTGACCTATAACCAATAAGTTACACATCATACATGGAACATACAacacattaatgatgaatgtttgGTTGATGGAATAATTCTGTTATCAATAAATATCATCTTCATTTTTCTTATATCATCAAAATTGACTAGTCATTCTTGATGAATTGTTACATGATTTAAACAATATGTGTCTAAACACCACTCGTTTATGCTTCCAATTTCATCATTTGTTGTTGCATTAAGGAGGATGGTCTAAGTCATAGTCACTTTCACCATAAGCCATGGGTGTCTCATTCTTTGCATTTCATGTGtcctttttttttatagaaacatAATTTTCATTAGATGAAAAAAGAATACAGACATACAGAAAGAAATTGTGTAAGGGCATTTCCCATCCACATTCTACAAACAACATTAATAGCTAACTCAAATAAGATTTGGACAACAATATACTTTGAGAAAATAAAACCTAATGGAGCTTCCTTAATCCATGCCACTTTGCAACAATCTTCCACAAGACAAGAAGGAGTTTTGGAACCACAATCTTAAAAACTATCCAGTTACGGATCATATCTTTGGCTTTATCATGCTTAATTCGATTATACAGGTTCTCTTTCTTGATAAAACTCACCATCTTAGGGAGAAGCATTTGTTGACTGGAAAAAGGAGTCAGATTTGCAAAAATCACACTAAATTTTTTCCTCATAAACACATTACCTACATCCAAACCTCTTTGGAGCATTACAAGAAACACCTTGAGAGCACTCTTAAAGTAGTCAGAACAGAAGAGCAACACATACCATtgaatcaaacataaaaccaGAATAACATTGAACGTAATAACAATGAGCAAAATAACAGAAACAGATACCCAACCTACATGTTTCAACAGATCCGAAGCTTCTGATGGTGGGGGTTCTGGTGGCGGACAAACATCGTGCTTGCTGTTCCAAAGTTTTGGCCCAAATGTTGGAGAAGATAGACTCGAAATTGCAGATGCTGCGAGCTGGTAGCTGTTGACGGAGAGAGGCGAGAACAAAATGAAGGTTGAATGTAGACTACGACAAGAAACGAAAAGAGAAGAACGATTCAGTGAAACGGAAGTGAGAGAAGGGCAACCCATAAAGGGAGAGAAGCCTCCACTGGGGAGGAAGGAGCCTCCATGATGGAGGAGAGAAACTCCGATGTCGGAGAAACGGAGACACTCATCCACAAAatgaaaccctagttttagagagAGGGGAGAGCTTCTCTCTCTAAAACCCATCACGCGTTTTTTTCTTCATGTGTCCTTGGTACACGTTTACTCTTACATTTATATGCAAAGTATTCAATTCGTTGGTAATTATATATTTCTCTTGTCCATGGGTTCCTTTTTGATCTCGATGAATGTTATtttttcttgaagaagattcagatTGATCATCTTTCTTAGAGCTATCTTGTTGAAATTCCTCTTTCTTAAATTTGTCTTTTCTCGTCCACTTTGAACCACCCACCTCCTTTATAGAATGTTTAAAGGCTACTATGTAACTCATTGTTTGATTCTTTCAAGCACCCTTTTGTTGATGCACTTTCAAAAATACTATAATTACCCCATCGCCACCGCTATGTAATTAAATCTAAATCCAAAGGATAAAGTGCACATCACATTGAAAGTTCtaatttttcatgttttttacATCTCCGGGTTTAATCAATATAGAGCTGGAAAATATTTACTCAATTATTtatgtaaaaaataataatattaatttagatTAAATTATTTGATATATTGTTAACTTAATGTATCCCTTGAATCTATATTTAATTATGCTTGTTTCATTGTTGTTTCACATAAAATTATACatcaatttataaataaaaaatccaCCAGTAAAATCAAAGTTTGAATTTGTACctaaaaaaaccaaagtttgaaTTGTTGGAATCTAAATGTGTACAAGGAACCTCATCGTCACAAACTAGTTTTTATTCGTTACTTTTGTTAATGCTCCTTTTTTGTGCTGTCATTCATTCCTTACTTCCAttaccctcaatcaattgcctcACACACAGATCAGAATCACCTTTTCATTTCCTATTTAACAAACCTCCATAGACTCACACAATAGATTGTAGCAATTAATTTACATTTTTGTTGAAAAAGAGAGCTAGTAAATTGTGCAAAGTGATGGCTGCTGATTGGGCTCCGGTGGTGATATCAGTGGTGCTATTTGTTCTACTAAGTCCAGGACTACTCTTCCAGCTACCTGCTAAGGGAAGGGTGGTGGCTTTTGGAAGCATGCAAACTAGTGGTATCTCTATCTTGGTCCATACCATCATCTTCTTTGGACTCATCACCATTTTTCTACTTGCTATTGGTGTCCATATCTACTCAGgataatcaaatcaaatcaaatcatcaCCTAACAATGTGGCATTATTAATTGCTTTTTTCTATTCTTGGTGTTTTCAGTTTTATGTATTCTTGTTTAAATTATGAGTTGTCCTTGGTGTTTTCAATGTATTCTTGATCTTATTTGATTTGGTCCTTAGATCGCACTCAAAATCGTGGCATACTTACCCTATAAAATGTGGCATCAACACCTGTTATAACAACAACAGAATCTCATATTATAATGAAATCATTTCAAATGCTTAATCTATAACAACCATCTCATCCGAAATCTGTTTTCTTTGAGGTAAATCATGTATTACCTTTCTATACATTGTATATATGACATGTTTGGAAATGTAAGAAAGGGAATCCTAAAAACTATAATTTACAGATGTTACAATAGATATAGATAAAAACAATTGAAAGAAGCAAAAGGCAGAAATGACTTCTCTATTTTAAGTGCTTTTGAATTTTACATCACTATTGTATGTTAAAAGAGAAGCCATACCCACTCAAATTATGGtaacttataaaaaaaaaggGGCTTTTTCCATTATTCCTGCTTCTAGTAAGAGAAGTTTTGTAATCTTCACTGTTCTATAGGGCGCATGAGCGGTTCTGTAATCTTCATTTTTCTAGAGGGTGCATGAGCAGTTCTGTAATCTTTCATTGTTCTATTGGGTGCATGAGCATGCACAAAGTCTGAATCGTGCGTACTACTCAACACCATATTTATCTCATCATAACAATTTCCACTCTGCAACAGCCAAAAAATGATTGTGATGATGTCAGGTTCATGATCCAACATAACAGAATGATGCAATCAAATATATACGCGAGATTTAAAATATACAGCAGAAATGAAGAACTAAACATTGAAACTTATTGAAAATCTGCCAATATATTAGTTGAGCCAAGCTTCTATACGGACTACTGAagttagattttcaaattgaaaGCTTTAACCTTGGTTCTGAATCAATGACAAACTAACTTGCCAAAAAAGTGCTACAAATTTCTAACTTCGAAAGCTCAAGCAGCATTATTGCCCAGGCATCAATTATTATTTCACGTTCGATTGTCAAACTCCAAAAACAACATTATTACACAAGAGGTGAGATAAACTGAAAATTACTGAAGGTAAAAGCAAAAATCCTAACTAATTAGTAACAACTAACAAGCTTCCCCTTGGTTCCCCCACAAGACTAAAACATATAAAAGAAACGGATTTTAACAGGATTCAAAGAAACATAGGCGGCTCCGGCCCCAAAGATATCTAGCAAGTAGGGCCGTTTTTCAGGGCATGCATGGCAGGCTACACTAGACCTAAAATTTGTTACGGTTGAATTGTGGTTAAATAGGATCTCATGAAACATTTATTACGGTTAAATAGGGTCTCACAAAACATTTGTCACCGTTAAATTGTGGTTAAACTTATGCTAACTTACATAGAGCCTCTAAAAACACTTGAGACGACTCTGTAAGCATTGGATATCAATCACGCAGTCGGAAGCAAATTTGTTGCAAGAAAGGATTGGTGATCCACTACTACTCTTAAAagttaaatatgaataaattctAGAATCACAAACCATGTCATATTTTtacatttcaaattcaaattgctaaTATATTCTAAGTTAACCAACCCGAGTAATCACATACAATCACTTCTATATTCAAAAACTATTATCTATGCCTACACCTCGAAATCATTGTGTTGTCTTTGTTTCATAtttaataaacaaacaaatagTAACCATTCGTATCAACAAATCAACACAGGCTCTTGTTTCTTACCAGGATAACCCTTACGCGGCGAAGCGAAGCAAAGAATGGACCGACCCAAAACAGAAATAGCCGAAACAACACCAGCAACATAAAACACCATAA includes these proteins:
- the LOC131633488 gene encoding uncharacterized protein LOC131633488 — translated: MSDWGPVFVSIVLFVLLTPGLLFQIPGRSRCIEFGNFQTSGASILIHSLLYFGLVCIFFLAVKIHLCKLCKVMAADWAPVVISVVLFVLLSPGLLFQLPAKGRVVAFGSMQTSGISILVHTIIFFGLITIFLLAIGVHIYSG